A stretch of Oxobacter pfennigii DNA encodes these proteins:
- a CDS encoding BhlA/UviB family holin-like peptide, with protein METEALKLAASQGIWALLFVSLLLYVLKKQEARDKKAYEREANYQIIITQLMEKLNVIETVADDVNDIKDALFK; from the coding sequence GTGGAAACAGAAGCATTAAAACTAGCAGCATCCCAGGGGATATGGGCGCTTTTATTTGTAAGTCTGCTGCTGTATGTACTAAAAAAGCAGGAGGCTCGGGATAAAAAGGCATACGAGAGGGAAGCAAACTATCAAATTATAATCACACAGCTCATGGAAAAGTTGAACGTCATTGAAACTGTCGCAGATGATGTGAACGATATTAAAGATGCACTTTTTAAATAG
- a CDS encoding TetR/AcrR family transcriptional regulator, with translation MKQDIKRKIINATIKLIEEKANKPEDVTVRDICKEAEVGLSQINYHFQTKENLIAQCIQEIIGNVISNVPRESPLLQGKSAAETLKLRMLYTLNFLYANENISRISILTDQHNARIGDNTNQTINGYSPLVEAVCRERNITADPKELAALMVFSLQGMFLRTDVVRDVLGIDLRSEAGRKKLADNYVETTFREV, from the coding sequence ATGAAGCAGGATATCAAAAGAAAAATAATAAATGCCACCATCAAGCTGATAGAAGAAAAAGCAAACAAACCTGAGGATGTTACCGTCAGGGATATCTGTAAGGAAGCCGAAGTTGGTCTGAGCCAAATAAACTATCATTTTCAGACCAAGGAGAACCTGATAGCTCAATGCATTCAGGAGATAATCGGCAATGTGATTAGTAATGTCCCAAGAGAGTCACCCTTATTACAAGGGAAAAGTGCCGCAGAAACATTGAAGCTAAGGATGCTTTATACCCTTAATTTTTTATATGCCAATGAAAACATCTCAAGGATATCTATCTTGACAGACCAGCATAATGCCCGCATAGGAGATAATACCAATCAAACTATTAATGGATATTCACCTTTGGTGGAGGCGGTTTGCAGGGAAAGAAATATCACTGCTGACCCTAAAGAGCTGGCCGCGCTGATGGTCTTTTCTTTGCAGGGTATGTTCTTGCGTACAGATGTGGTCAGGGATGTTTTGGGCATTGATTTAAGAAGCGAAGCCGGACGCAAGAAGTTGGCCGACAATTATGTGGAAACTACGTTTCGGGAAGTGTAA
- a CDS encoding MerR family transcriptional regulator gives MSYTVHEVAKLSGVTIKTLYHYQKIGLLMPESIAENGYRYYGDKELERLQQILFYRELDFPLEKIKAAMQNEPSRLRCLCEQKTLLMARQQKISGILHTLGETIIYVKKGATMSKEKMFAGLNRQEWEAALKPQNEYLHENYGYSIDMSTIDGDVMNEKANEAAGFIAFMADALRNSISANADEVHSAIEKHIQFMRRDMDIDAQGFAAQSKFLMTDEFHRQMLEKHQTGLSYYICFAAESYAAK, from the coding sequence ATGTCATACACGGTGCACGAGGTGGCAAAACTATCTGGCGTAACAATAAAAACCTTATACCATTATCAGAAGATTGGATTGCTTATGCCGGAAAGTATTGCAGAAAATGGATATAGATACTACGGTGACAAGGAGCTCGAGCGGCTTCAGCAAATCCTATTTTACCGTGAACTTGATTTCCCACTGGAAAAAATCAAAGCTGCCATGCAGAACGAGCCCTCCCGCTTGCGGTGCTTATGTGAGCAAAAAACTTTGTTGATGGCGCGCCAACAGAAGATTAGCGGCATTTTGCATACGCTCGGAGAGACTATTATCTATGTTAAGAAAGGAGCTACTATGAGTAAAGAAAAGATGTTTGCAGGCCTAAACAGGCAAGAATGGGAAGCTGCATTAAAGCCACAGAACGAGTATTTGCATGAAAACTATGGCTATTCCATTGATATGAGTACGATTGATGGGGACGTTATGAATGAAAAGGCAAATGAAGCTGCAGGGTTTATAGCTTTTATGGCAGATGCACTTAGAAACAGTATTAGTGCCAATGCAGATGAAGTTCATTCTGCCATCGAAAAGCATATTCAGTTTATGAGGCGTGATATGGACATCGACGCACAAGGTTTTGCCGCTCAATCTAAATTTTTAATGACCGATGAGTTCCATCGTCAAATGCTTGAAAAACATCAGACTGGTTTGAGCTATTATATTTGTTTTGCGGCTGAAAGTTACGCCGCAAAATAA
- a CDS encoding integrase core domain-containing protein, which yields CSSIDIQQSMSKAGCPYDNAPMERYFNTLKNELIYHHYYHNDRELNESVNYFSYVWYNHVRPHSFNEGLTPFEARYKSFKY from the coding sequence TTGCAGTTCAATTGATATACAACAAAGTATGAGCAAGGCTGGATGTCCATATGATAATGCACCCATGGAACGATATTTTAATACCTTGAAAAATGAATTAATATATCATCACTATTATCATAATGATAGAGAGCTTAATGAATCTGTAAATTATTTTTCATATGTTTGGTATAACCATGTAAGACCGCATTCATTTAATGAGGGATTGACACCCTTTGAAGCAAGGTATAAAAGTTTTAAATATTAG
- a CDS encoding N-acetylmuramoyl-L-alanine amidase family protein produces the protein MKICIDPGHGGKQPGAVGTKVVEKDIVLKVALEVGGHITRHGIEVIYTRTTDIDVSLQGRCDIANNAKADYFLSIHANSFTGPSANGTETYYYKGDEKGLLMARCIQESCVAVTGLSDRGLKTSDLHVINETKMTAVLHEIAFLSNPKEQELLLNDCWLYKVAEAIAKGFLKSVYIPWVPEVVIPDEEVSLKDKIDTLTKENEDLREKINKIIEIIEE, from the coding sequence TTGAAAATATGCATCGACCCAGGGCATGGGGGCAAGCAACCGGGAGCCGTAGGTACAAAAGTCGTAGAAAAAGATATTGTGTTAAAAGTAGCATTAGAGGTTGGGGGGCATATCACAAGGCATGGCATAGAAGTAATATATACCAGGACAACGGATATTGATGTAAGCCTGCAAGGGCGCTGCGACATAGCAAATAATGCAAAAGCAGATTACTTTCTTTCTATACATGCTAATAGCTTTACTGGTCCTTCAGCGAATGGCACTGAAACATATTACTATAAAGGCGATGAAAAGGGATTGCTCATGGCTAGGTGTATTCAGGAAAGCTGTGTTGCCGTAACAGGGTTGAGTGATAGGGGATTGAAAACCTCTGATTTACATGTAATCAATGAGACAAAAATGACGGCAGTGTTGCACGAAATAGCTTTTTTAAGTAATCCAAAAGAGCAGGAGCTACTGCTTAATGATTGTTGGCTTTACAAGGTAGCTGAAGCTATAGCTAAAGGGTTTCTTAAGTCAGTTTATATTCCATGGGTGCCGGAAGTCGTTATCCCGGATGAAGAAGTATCATTGAAAGATAAAATTGACACTTTGACAAAAGAAAATGAAGATCTCAGAGAAAAAATAAATAAAATAATTGAAATTATCGAGGAATGA